The following nucleotide sequence is from Pangasianodon hypophthalmus isolate fPanHyp1 chromosome 8, fPanHyp1.pri, whole genome shotgun sequence.
AGCTGGGGTGTGATAAAGAAGAACTAGCTagtagtgggtgggaattagcagGGACAGAAattggtgggaaaaaaaaacactcataaCGTGCTCACTTTATTTTCCATTGCAGTAAGAAGATGGTCCACCCACTGTACCAAACAACCAACCAGATATACGGCAGCAAAAAACCTACAGTTCATGAAATGCCGGTAACTATCTTGAgtgtactgtaaaatatttatactcTTTTATAAGCAAGTGTGTCATGACACAGTGttctatcatttatgttatttcAGACAACCTTTCATGGGAGTCAGCGCAAGTTTTCAGACCACATCCTGAAGAGAGGAATGTTTCGAGATAACGGCTTCAACACATCGCTGGAGCAGAGTCGAATCACCGGGCCTAATACTGTCAACACGTTCCACGACAGAATCTGCTTCCATCATTTATACCGCACTGGAGGAAACGATCAAGCAGAGATTAACATGATATGAGACTAATGCATTGTTTTGCcctgtaattaataaaaatggcattttaatgAAGTTAACTTGTTTACAAAACATCCCGGCCGCTTTATTACATCTTTCTGATAAGCAGCACAGTGGCGGATCGGTTAGCATTACTCTTTACACTTTACTCACCGTTAGTGCCCTAGACAAAACAGCCACAGAAAAGTTATAAATAACAATTCAGTTAGGACAAATATTAAACAGGTGGTTCAAAAAAAGACCTAAATGCTTGTGTTTATGGTATTAACTGATCACTTTCAGATCCTAATGGAACTCTTACTTATACTTTAATAAAGACAGGAGGGTATATCAGTTAAGCCTGTAGCTAAAAAACTCATAATCAGTGCTAATATTGATTGTAGGACAAATATAGTATGTTGTGTGCTACCTAATCAAGAGTGAGGCCTTTTCCAATTAGATTTTGCCTTAGTGCACATCATATATTCAGTGTACTTTtacttacaaccactagtggtGCTgttgtactttactgtaaaacatcTACTTTAAACCATTTGAgccttatttttatatattttttttctttaacagagAGGGAGGGCTTAGCCCTTCTAGCTCATTTATACCAGCAGCAGCTGAGGCTCGGTTTTAAACAATCCTTTAGATATGGACGTTCAAACACCCTTAATAAAAAGAATCAAGATTCCAACAGCTATAGTTCAGTTTTAGAGTTGTTTTATTTGGTGTTAAAGTCCAGTCAGTGCACGcatttactgtataatatgTACACAAACTGGAGGCCATCAAAACATTGTTCATGAATTATAAAAGCACTTTTCAACCAACATGTGAAGGTACAGCAGACCAACACAGAATGaagtatagaaaaaaaaaaagaaatgctgtgaggaataaaacaacataCAGCAACATATAGCAAACACAGTAGACaaa
It contains:
- the pierce1 gene encoding piercer of microtubule wall 1 protein isoform X2 codes for the protein MIYYTHGWRKYWAMTLGIVNTVVDKKMVHPLYQTTNQIYGSKKPTVHEMPTTFHGSQRKFSDHILKRGMFRDNGFNTSLEQSRITGPNTVNTFHDRICFHHLYRTGGNDQAEINMI
- the pierce1 gene encoding piercer of microtubule wall 1 protein isoform X1 translates to MDAECLDAGINMDQQQPDKNTDVKTSDVYRVNENLPKRFNNPECFKGYSKKMVHPLYQTTNQIYGSKKPTVHEMPTTFHGSQRKFSDHILKRGMFRDNGFNTSLEQSRITGPNTVNTFHDRICFHHLYRTGGNDQAEINMI